CCATATTCAGGCCAATTAGGATATCAACTAAGTTAAGGAGAATGGCAGTTGGCGGAACTCAGCCAACCCTCAGGAAGTACCTTGGTGCCCTCAAGGACACAACGACTGTGAGCTTGGCAAAAGTGAATAGTGATTATAAGGTGAAAACCATTTTCGTGATCCATCTGtacaatttttggaaggttTCAAGTTCTGACAGACCTTCATTGCACTCGCTGTGGACTTATATTCTCCTCTGTAACAGGATTTGGACATTGCAATTGTCAAGGCCACTAACCATGTTGAGCGTCCATCAAAGGAGAAGTACATAAGAGGTAATTACATATCTCGTCTCTTGGTTGAAACACTAGTTCAAACTCTGCACTGCATCCTATGACTTGGTctccatttttttaatttccagCATTAATGAAAACTAACCGCATTTGAGTTTAAAATTTCTACTACTCTGAGCTCTCGTGCTTGAAATTCACTTTGACTGTGAAGCATTTTTGTTTCAAATTGTCAGGAGTAGTGCCATCATATTTTATGGCTGCCACAAGCCGCAATTaacatttttatttgtttgcagaaatttttctttccatttctgcTGCAAGGCCACGGGCAGATGTAGCATACTGCATTCATGCCCTTGCCAGACGCCTTTCGAAAACACGCAACTGGGCGGTATGGCTACTGCACATTTTAATATTTGATAGTAATGCTATGAATGATATCCACTCACTTAATAAAATGTGTTTTTATGGTGTTATGTAACAAGGAATTTACAGAGTACTCATGGGTATTTTCCTTGATAATTTTCCCACCAGGTTGCACTGAAGACATTGATTGTCATACATCGTGCTCTTCGAGAAGTTGATCCCACTTTTCGTGAAGAGCTTATCAATTATGGCAGATCTAGGTCCCATATGCTCAACATGGCCTACTTTAAGGATGACTCCAGTGCAGAAGGTACGGGATATTAGTACTATCCTGGTACTGTTCTTGTATTATAAATTATGAATTAAAACTTAtccttttttcttctaatttttCAATCAGCTTGGGATTATTCTGCATGGGTGCGCATTTATGCTTTATATCTAGAGGAGAGGCTCGAATGTTTCCGAGTGCTGAAGTATGATGTAGAAACAGATCCACCGGTATGTAACCAAATGCTGCTGTTGAATTGCTCTTGTTTTCTGCACTTGCAATACTTTTAAAAATCCCATTTCACATCTTTACATTCTGTTTTAGTCCATATAACTATGTGTTGCATGTTACATGTCAGTGCATAATGTACTGTTGACTGTTGAGTGGTACTGTATGTGCATGTAAATTTTTTAGAAGAGAATGCCCAGTACCATCTGCTCTCATTCCATTGTAGGGCCTGTGAGGCGTAACTATTGCACATGCCCTAAAGTCAACCTCCATCGATCATACCACGTGGAATTTGTGCTACCTCACATCAATTCAATTTCTAATCTTGGTGCGAAAAATGCAACCTATGCTTGTTTAACCAAGGAATCATCTGGTTTCTACTtctgtaccatatggttcagtAAACTCAAGAATTTGGAATTTCCTTTTTCCCTCCTGTAACATGTCATACATCCCCTGATTagtagttttcctagttttttgTCCTTTGTGTGCTATTGAAGCTTTTGTCATGAGACAGCAACTGCCAACAATATTCTAACTATATTGAGAATTGTGATATCTGCAGAGAACTCGGGATCTTGATACTGTTGCTTTGCTTGATCATCTGCCACCACTACAGCAGCTTCTTTTTCGGCTTCTTGCTTGCCAGGTAGACTCTTTTACTAGTACTGTGTGTACATTTCACAAGTTCCTGCCGTCATGTGATGTCATTTACTTGTCAATTCTGTTGGCTAATTTCTGAAATTTTTAGCCACAAGGAGCATCGTCTTACAATATTATAATCCAGCATGCACTTTCTATGGTACGTATAAACACCCAATTCCTTTCTTTCTTGTGTTGAGATTGTATGTTTGTTTCCTTTTAACTTTTAAGCACTGTACAGGTGTGTTTTGGGTCTTGGTGTTTGTTGACTTTGTTCTGTGCATTACTGATAGGTTGCTTTAGAGAGTGTTAAGATCTACACCGCCATTAGTGATGGAACAATCAATCTGGTTGACAAGGTGAACTATCTTGTGCTTACCACTTTGGATAAATTTGTAAATTCTGCTAAATAATTGCtatgtttctttattttctcaTGAAACGTATTTGTTCCCTATCTCAGTTCTTTGAGATGCAAAGAAACGATGCTATTAGGGCACTTGACATATACAAAAGAGCAACTAACCAGGTAAATTTATGTTCCTTTGCTCTTTCTGATCCATTAATTAAATAGTTGACTATCATGAAGAGGACGATTGTTGGCTCAAAAAATAGTCTCATGAAGAGGACTGTAAAAAATGTCACTATCTAGTATCAGTGCCTTTTCTTCAATCACTTTTTGCATATTGATTTATGGAGCACTGACAAACTTAGTCTCGAAggatttttagttttttttcagCATTATTAGCTCTGCTGGCACTGCTTTATTGCCAAGCTGAAAGTCTTAGTCATTGATTCGTTGATATGTAGGCTCACCAATATCAATTTTTGTTTTGGGTTGCACAGGCTGAAAGACTCTCAGAATTTTACGAAGTGTGTAAAACTATACACATTGGGCGTGGTGAGAAGTTCTTAAAAATTGAACAGGTATGATAAATGTTCCGTGAGTTATTTGCAAGTCTTAACTTTTTTGTATCTTTTTGTATCCAAGCAAGTTACTGATAACATCTGCTGTTGATTTCCTGCAGCCTCCAGCATCATTCTTACAGACTATGGAGGAGTACGTAAGAGATGCTCCCACAATGACAAAGGAAAAGGTTTGGAAACTTCCGAGACCTGAACTCACTTATGGAAAGGAAATCTTGAACTGAAATAAGATACCTTTATTTATTAACCTCTCACCAACTGAGCTAGGCTCAGTTCCTTATCTTCATTTAAATACCAGAATGCTCACAATCACAAAGATTGCTGATCTAGTTCAGTAATGCTGTAATAGGGGATTCTTAgtccgctacacattctgcaaCTAGAGTATGCAGATTTTAGTAACTTATATAGTAATGTTTGAGAAATTTTTGTGATTATATATTGGAAGTGAACCTATGTACTCTACGGGAATGTCAGATTTAGCATACTCACTTAGTTTGGAATGTTAGCTAGATTTGACACCAGCTACTGAGATTG
Above is a genomic segment from Setaria viridis chromosome 4, Setaria_viridis_v4.0, whole genome shotgun sequence containing:
- the LOC117852015 gene encoding putative clathrin assembly protein At5g35200; protein product: MAVGGTQPTLRKYLGALKDTTTVSLAKVNSDYKDLDIAIVKATNHVERPSKEKYIREIFLSISAARPRADVAYCIHALARRLSKTRNWAVALKTLIVIHRALREVDPTFREELINYGRSRSHMLNMAYFKDDSSAEAWDYSAWVRIYALYLEERLECFRVLKYDVETDPPRTRDLDTVALLDHLPPLQQLLFRLLACQPQGASSYNIIIQHALSMVALESVKIYTAISDGTINLVDKFFEMQRNDAIRALDIYKRATNQAERLSEFYEVCKTIHIGRGEKFLKIEQPPASFLQTMEEYVRDAPTMTKEKAVLAIEYKKEPEEEEKPASPPPAPEPEAEQEPEPEPEPVIEEPPAPEPDLLGLNEPSPAATAIEEQNALALAIVPIDDVPKAAPTFENGVTGWELALVTAPSSNETAVASSKKLAGGLDLLTLDSLYDDANRRASQPAASYNPWDATPAAPAPMLQTMAPAMQDPFYASSGYAAPHAVQMAAMAQQQQAFLLQQQMMTMAVAPPPAAAAVHHHPMPMQQNPANPFGNPFAPAGAHHPYGAAGMPLHAGPGNAYTGLI